The following proteins are co-located in the Carassius gibelio isolate Cgi1373 ecotype wild population from Czech Republic chromosome A9, carGib1.2-hapl.c, whole genome shotgun sequence genome:
- the LOC128019551 gene encoding macrophage receptor MARCO isoform X2, translating to METDVDTTDGDVSVLSQAKPLYNNTMKLYEADRFDFQPTELKTKKPAKNRYRIPVLILLFLLLIGLNCVLLYKVFTLEAWVYTHCRSADAKAEERKSAEALKLGNSKFDEECLSGLCGNDGTLEKLRTQLNQLNISAERAVVCPPGPPGIPGLQGPPGKPGILGQKGDSGSPGQVGEPGAPGEKGQKGDQGLAGERGPVGMTGSPGIPGLKGDTGERGMKGLPGADGLQGTTGRVGLPGFPGLSGPPGPQGEPGDKGEQGEQGHPGPSGPPGPEGPPGLQGQPGEKGSPGPKGDTGVGLPGNPGQQGVNGSQGLPGVPGPQGPNGEKGSKGDQGLMGAQGPKGEKGDVGPPSASSAPAVVRLVGTSSRGRVEVFYDNAWGTVCDDSFDSVDALVVCKMLGFQRATHVFTAGTGIGRIWLDDLRCTGNEKSIFDCPHAGMGVNNCSHNEDVGVGCA from the exons ATGGAGACAGATGTGGATACAACTGATGGGGACGTCTCTGTTTTAAGCCAGGCAAAACCTCTTTATAACAACACCATGAAGCTGTATGAGGCCGACCGCTTTGACTTCCAGCCCACTG AGCTAAAGACTAAGAAACCAGCCAAAAACCGTTACCGTATTCCTGTTCTCATTCTGCTCTTcctgctgctgattggactgaaTTGTGTGCTGCTGTATAAAG TCTTCACTCTGGAGGCTTGGGTTTACACTCACTGTAGATCAGCTGATGCCAAAGCAGAGGAACGCAAGTCTGCTGAGGCACTCAAACTGGGCAATTCCAAATTCGacgag GAGTGTCTCTCCGGTCTGTGTGGCAACGATGGGACTTTAGAGAAATTAAGAACTCAACTAAACCAGCTCAACATTAGTGCTGAGAGAG ctGTGGTTTGCCCGCCTGGTCCACCTGGCATACCTGGATTGCAAG GTCCTCCTGGAAAACCAGGGATACTGGGACAGAAAGGAGACTCTGGCTCACCAG GTCAGGTAGGTGAGCCTGGAGCTCCAGGTGAAAAAGGACAGAAAGGAGACCAAGGACTAGCAGGGGAAAGGGGCCCGGTTGGCATGACGGGTTCACCTG GTATTCCAGGCTTGAAGGGGGATACAGGAGAGAGAGGAATGAAAG GTTTACCTGGGGCTGATGGTCTTCAAGGTACAACTGGACGTGTTGGTCTCCCAGGATTCCCAGGGCTCAGTGGACCACCAG GACCCCAAGGAGAACCAGGTGACAAGGGTGAGCAAGGAGAACAGGGACATCCAGGTCCTAGTG GTCCTCCTGGTCCAGAGGGACCTCCTGGTCTGCAAGGTCAACCTGGAGAAAAAGGCTCACCTGGACCAAAGGGAGACACTGGCGTTGGCCTTCCAG GGAACCCAGGACAACAGGGAGTAAATGGAAGTCAAGGATTGCCAG GAGTCCCTGGACCTCAAGGTCCGAATGGAGAAAAGGGCAGCAAAGGTGATCAGG GGCTAATGGGAGCTCAAG GTCCTAAGGGAGAGAAGGGTGATGTAGGACCCCCTAGTGCGAGTAGTGCCCctg CTGTAGTTCGTTTAGTGGGAACTTCCAGCCGAGGAAGAGTCGAGGTGTTTTATGACAATGCCTGGGGAACAGTGTGCGATGACAGCTTTGACTCCGTGGATGCTTTGGTGGTGTGCAAGATGTTGGGTTTCCAGAGGGCAACTCATGTATTCACGGCCGGTACAG GGATTGGACGCATTTGGCTGGATGACTTGAGATGTACCGGAAACGAGAAGAGCATTTTTGACTGTCCACATGCAGGAATGGGAGTTAATAACTGTAGCCACAATGAGGATGTTGGAGTAGGTTGTGCTTGA
- the LOC128019551 gene encoding macrophage receptor MARCO isoform X1: MLLHTLFCFSGNCDVEDTVEKQNVEEYVRVDECVMETDVDTTDGDVSVLSQAKPLYNNTMKLYEADRFDFQPTELKTKKPAKNRYRIPVLILLFLLLIGLNCVLLYKVFTLEAWVYTHCRSADAKAEERKSAEALKLGNSKFDEECLSGLCGNDGTLEKLRTQLNQLNISAERAVVCPPGPPGIPGLQGPPGKPGILGQKGDSGSPGQVGEPGAPGEKGQKGDQGLAGERGPVGMTGSPGIPGLKGDTGERGMKGLPGADGLQGTTGRVGLPGFPGLSGPPGPQGEPGDKGEQGEQGHPGPSGPPGPEGPPGLQGQPGEKGSPGPKGDTGVGLPGNPGQQGVNGSQGLPGVPGPQGPNGEKGSKGDQGLMGAQGPKGEKGDVGPPSASSAPAVVRLVGTSSRGRVEVFYDNAWGTVCDDSFDSVDALVVCKMLGFQRATHVFTAGTGIGRIWLDDLRCTGNEKSIFDCPHAGMGVNNCSHNEDVGVGCA, from the exons ATGCTTTTGCACACCTTGTTTTGTTTCTCAGGAAACTGTGACGTGGAGGACACTGTTGAAAAGCAGAATGTTGAAGAGTAT GTCCGTGTGGACGAGTGTGTGATGGAGACAGATGTGGATACAACTGATGGGGACGTCTCTGTTTTAAGCCAGGCAAAACCTCTTTATAACAACACCATGAAGCTGTATGAGGCCGACCGCTTTGACTTCCAGCCCACTG AGCTAAAGACTAAGAAACCAGCCAAAAACCGTTACCGTATTCCTGTTCTCATTCTGCTCTTcctgctgctgattggactgaaTTGTGTGCTGCTGTATAAAG TCTTCACTCTGGAGGCTTGGGTTTACACTCACTGTAGATCAGCTGATGCCAAAGCAGAGGAACGCAAGTCTGCTGAGGCACTCAAACTGGGCAATTCCAAATTCGacgag GAGTGTCTCTCCGGTCTGTGTGGCAACGATGGGACTTTAGAGAAATTAAGAACTCAACTAAACCAGCTCAACATTAGTGCTGAGAGAG ctGTGGTTTGCCCGCCTGGTCCACCTGGCATACCTGGATTGCAAG GTCCTCCTGGAAAACCAGGGATACTGGGACAGAAAGGAGACTCTGGCTCACCAG GTCAGGTAGGTGAGCCTGGAGCTCCAGGTGAAAAAGGACAGAAAGGAGACCAAGGACTAGCAGGGGAAAGGGGCCCGGTTGGCATGACGGGTTCACCTG GTATTCCAGGCTTGAAGGGGGATACAGGAGAGAGAGGAATGAAAG GTTTACCTGGGGCTGATGGTCTTCAAGGTACAACTGGACGTGTTGGTCTCCCAGGATTCCCAGGGCTCAGTGGACCACCAG GACCCCAAGGAGAACCAGGTGACAAGGGTGAGCAAGGAGAACAGGGACATCCAGGTCCTAGTG GTCCTCCTGGTCCAGAGGGACCTCCTGGTCTGCAAGGTCAACCTGGAGAAAAAGGCTCACCTGGACCAAAGGGAGACACTGGCGTTGGCCTTCCAG GGAACCCAGGACAACAGGGAGTAAATGGAAGTCAAGGATTGCCAG GAGTCCCTGGACCTCAAGGTCCGAATGGAGAAAAGGGCAGCAAAGGTGATCAGG GGCTAATGGGAGCTCAAG GTCCTAAGGGAGAGAAGGGTGATGTAGGACCCCCTAGTGCGAGTAGTGCCCctg CTGTAGTTCGTTTAGTGGGAACTTCCAGCCGAGGAAGAGTCGAGGTGTTTTATGACAATGCCTGGGGAACAGTGTGCGATGACAGCTTTGACTCCGTGGATGCTTTGGTGGTGTGCAAGATGTTGGGTTTCCAGAGGGCAACTCATGTATTCACGGCCGGTACAG GGATTGGACGCATTTGGCTGGATGACTTGAGATGTACCGGAAACGAGAAGAGCATTTTTGACTGTCCACATGCAGGAATGGGAGTTAATAACTGTAGCCACAATGAGGATGTTGGAGTAGGTTGTGCTTGA